The DNA sequence aggaatggagactgtttcaagttaggatttttactgaagaaatacaatggccatggcatgagactcctttagtgtgggcagaagataatcctccaggattagctaaatatgttccaccggtggtggtggaagtgaaaagaggaatggggcccatatgcaagccacagtatcccgtcagtcgagaggcagtgcaggggatcagaaagcatctagagcgacttctgcagcatgggatattggtaccatgcagttccccatggaacacgcccctgctcccagtcaagaaaccaggaggacaaggagaatatcgcccagtccaagatttgcgggctgtaaatcaagtcaccgttcccctaaccccggtagtgccaaatccatacatcatgatgagtctagtaccagcatttgccaaatggtttactgtattggatttaaaggatgcattcttttgcattcgattggcccctgtatcccaaccgatctttgctttccagtgggaatctcagcagtcagggcaaaggacccagtatgtttggacacgccttcctcaggggttccgggacagcccgaccatttttggtcaagccctggccaaagacttacaggattttgtaatacctaaggaagagggaatttggcttcaatatgcagatgacctgcttatcgcttgccggacactagggggctgtaaagagcatactttgagatttctcaagacattggaagaaaagggttacaaagtgtcaaagaaaaaggcccagttgtgctgtcccacggtgaaatatttggggttccatctgaccgaaggaaagaagatgttaggagctgaaagaaaggaagttgtttgtgccatccccactcccagcacccggcgacaggtgcgggaatttttgggatcagcaggatattgtagacagtggatccccaactacgccgtgttggctaagccactgtaccaggctacgagaggtggaagagaagatccatttgagtggacagaagaatgtcaacaggcatttaaggcattaaaagaagcattgatgtcatctccagcattaggactgcccgatttggaaaaaccattcactctgttcgctgcagagcgggaaggaacagcggttggagtattgacccaaccactaggttcatggcaaaggccgattgcctacttgtcaaagcaattggacacagtggctcgtggattgccaccttgcctgagggctgtggcagcatcagtagatttaatcaaagaagcgaataaattgaccctaggacagccactgacagttaaggtgccccatagcgttaaggcactgttagacattaagggaccgcgctggctcacaagtgagaggttaatgaaatatgagggattgttgtgtgacaacccactggtgaccctggagacttgctccactctgaatccggccaccttgctcccgactccaggagacaccacgatccatcagtgtgcccaggtgatggatgaggtattctccagtcgaccggatttgaaggatgtgccactaactaaggtggacgacactctgttcacagatggaagctcctttatggaaaataatcaaagacactcaggttatgcggttgttcggtgggggggagagacgctggaagcagagtcactgcccccggggacgtctgcccagaaggccgaattgattgccctgacccgagcgttggaattgtcaagcggaaagcgggttaacgtctacacagactcaaaatatgccttcacgaccctccacgcacatggagcactgtacaaggagcgcgggctcctcacgtctggaggaaagtgcgtgaaacatgctggagagattgtggatctcctggaggcggtttggaagccaaggcaggtggctgtgatgcattgtaaagggcaccaacgtggagacgatcccgtagtgcaaggaaataggcaggctgatctggcagccaaagaggcagctaggctgccctatattgaacatcaggtaatggccctacaggtagaattaactgaacataacattacatatacaccagaggaagaagaatgggccttaaaggagaagggtcagtggtcaggagaactcatagtgatgccagacgcccgtgtctacgtccctaaggacttggcatggcacttagtccaacacatgcaccaaaacacacatttaggaaaaatggcattggcaaatctgctaggacgacagttgtatatcgatggattacatagcctaacggcagcagcagcccgaagatgctggacatgtatcaaaaataaccccagagaaggacccctcaagccaccaggagtccaacatgtgggtggggtaccctttgaagctttagtcactgactttacagaaatgcccccatacaaaggatacaaatatttactggtgttcgtggacacatacacaggatgggtggaagcttaccctacaagaactgagaaggctgtagaggtgtcaagagctctaatgaaagatgttattcccagatttggcatacccttagaaattggatcagataatggccccgcatatattcaacaggctgtgcaaggattatgtagaattttgggcataaaatggaagttacattgtgcatatagaccccaatcttctggaaaagtggaaagaatgaataggacattaaaggctcagcttgggaaactttgccaagagacaggattgccgtggacggtggttttgcccatggcattattaggaatcagatgtacaccacacaaacggacaggactctccccttttgaaagactctatggacgaccccctttgaacttgaagggagccttagagacaggagctgagcagcacctcataggagagaaacagacattggcccaggttcaggctttgggcagacaaatgcagcagttagaaaaatacatttctgaattgaacccaccattccctaccacacctctacattgtttttcaccaggtgacgaggttctggtcaaggattggaagattgagccattgggacccaagtggcgaggaccctatgttgtgctcctgtctacccccactgcagtgaaggtgaaggagattaagccgtggatacattacacccgtgtaaaactagcacctgaggagtggcggacggagcgagttcctggtgaggacctgagactcaggatcatccggcaactccctaaggggtcaacaaggccatgaagctgatcccttcgggtgcaacggagcgtcggtggtcaagtatgtcgcagcatggcccaacaaaggcgctctccgggagatggtggctagacattttgagaggaaaaagtgggagacaagctatgaggaggggaggaaagcgcactgtgtttggtatattatttgtgctgagttttattctctcttttggaaaaagagcacatgggaattggataaaagaacatgccaattatatgtttgagcagcacgggaaagaggtagcattaatatatgaacaccccctcaccgtaggagatttttcatttcttcccgatttaattgatgaaccacagattgtgttggagggattgtccaaggctcaggagggtccacctaccgtgttttctagcataccgcaaaggataaataaaactcggtttcgacggtttagataccatacctccaccaggggtttgtgcttctgttgtggaggatcgggaatatggaattctgagtggaaacactggggaactaggcaggcgttcttttcccgattaggcaattattcccattgtcgagaccggttctatctacatggacgatttaatacatcttatgtctcacgattaaatctaaccgcaaccgagtgggctagcatgtatccagattatcccacatttagtgtgaatgattctattgagggcctaaaatcttatatgaacatactgcaacaattaacccaactgagcctaggtaaaagcctctgtccgttatggcaaattagggatccaaatctatggtttttctttgataaatgggccacaaattatcaccccggcaactaccagtgtgtcggtgtgggttatttgacattcccagttcaggtcttacacaaagggcatcagcgcctgaaacgggacattgtgcaaacaggccctctaggaccagaatgctcggatgaggtcattatcaacaaggccctgtcaggttcagaagcctcccgtgtaggaggaggcctgatcacaggcttgttgacactgggtgcttacccagggattgtagctcaagcaaaccgtagaagtgttctaggcctgacttgccgccttgaaaagtccataaatgccactggtaaaattttccgggaaatccagtctgaagtagaagaaatcagccagatggccctacagcataagttggcccttgactacctactggcggccagggggggcttatgcgccatggttagaggacgttgtgtagtgaaatttcataacttgaataatactattgaagatgacatcgagtcattacaaaagttaatttacaataatgtccaggagatagaaggttggtctcccttctcctgggtgactagctggttaccctcaatagaatggttgaagaacatattgttggtagggattttaggattgttcattgttctcatagttatgtgttgcactccaataatgatgcaaatgtgtactaggtgtgtcacacaatctttacctgaaaaaaagatagccatactccaagccaagcgggattggatggaaccataatgctttgcttcagcttttgtacatgcgcttcgcaaaaagaaaatgggggagtgaggcggggggggttaaggaaccccaggaaataccatatatgggcagagatggcgacagctagcgacccgggtgcataaactcacagaaacatgtgacttctgggaaatcatgtgtttctgaagaaatgaaagctaaagaaaaacaaacagagcatgcgtacgcaggcgctctgaaagatttgtgagcacggcacaaaaagggtgcagccggcctgctagtcagcaccgattgggcagcgtcacaactctaagccaatgaatttgcttgtgggcgggcataacccgaaccctgtagtgtgtataaatgttcactcagcatgccactgggcggttcccctggagaagcacttactttgtgctagggggacccctagtggccattagcgaaataaaactgctttctgggaaattccttcagttgtccgtcttcaaattcctccactgcgccaacaagaaccgtagcacgaaggttccgctacaccgacagatggccatccagcctctgctttaaagcctccaaggaaggagcctccaccacagtccgggggagagagttccactgctgaacagcccttctcacagtgaggaagttcttcctgatgttcaggcggaatctcctgtcagagcgcgcggtttggataaacacacatgcagcggaagatcaacgaagaatcactggcaccaataaagaggctttCTACaaaaaggtttactaacaaacggaaaactctcaagacgatatatacagacagagtgcagaaaGCAGAGAGCACAGAGGACAGAGAGCagagcagataacacagggagctatttataaccatctcttctgtctgatgcaatacacagttaactctttacacacttgcatagtggacagcagacagtacatgatgcaatctccagctcacattgcatcactataactcaattacatttaaacaactctatatacaatcattcccacttcaacatctcctttcctgtcgtttgaagcccttgttcccttgcgtcctagtctgcagggcagcagaaaacaagcttgctccctcctccctaggacttcccatcacgtatttgtacatggctatcatcatgtctcctctcagccttctcttctgcaggctaaacatgcccagctctttaagccgctcctcatagggcttgttctccagacccttcatcattttagtcgccctcctctggacgctttccagcttgtcaacatctcccttcatctgcggtgcccagaattggacgcagtgtgattccaggtaacgtggcctgaccaaggcagaagagaagaggggggggggcaggtctTCCATTCCATTCCAGGCTCCTCTTGGTGCAGGACAacatcccattggcctttttagcctcCGCATGACATTCCTGGCTCGtgctccccttccttcctctactatacaaagtcccagaatacttgtatctatacaaacacaagatagtctatgtacaaagaaaatgtgtccaaatgatatatattgttacagttccccgtacaaagctcaatttggccgtacccgacaaaatgaaaaggagcaacagctctaacacaaaagttattcaagtctggtattggttccaatgtatataggcttcagggatacatagtcaatgaaaatatcttccaaacagatggttggtcatgttgctgtatactggaatgaagaaaataatgatggagcaccgctctcaaaaaagtctttgaaagtaaagtccaaataaagtcctaagtctacaggggtcctgggtatttttgaccctgtttcagggagaaaatcccctaattcaggagttgttaaaactcagcaacaatgaatttctatatagtgcctaattgctttcactgagtgactctgcttgtggtgactTCAACTGCGAGGATGCCAAGATCCTTCTCACCTGTCcggctgtggagccaggcctcgtcccccgttctgtctctttgcatttccttttttctgcctcagTGGAGTCTCTTAGGACAGAGTCTTCAAATAAAGGAGAATCTGGAATGAGTTATAGCTGAATGGCTTAAAGCACATGCTCAAATCCCATCAGAAGAGATTGAGAGAGTGCACTGggcatattattaataataaggcttttaagcagaggctggatggccatctgtcgggggtgctttgaatgcgatttcctgcttcttggcagaatggggttggactggatggcccatgaggtctcttccaactctactattctatgattcaataataatgataataatgataataataataataataatgataataataataactttattcttataccctgcctccatctccccgaagggcctTGGggaagcttacatggggccaggcccaggtAGTTACAGGAAGGAagcagaaagagggatttataatattaattCGTGATTTATActgttattttagtgtttatcaaaaaaccgcaaaacagcgagtcagcgaaaagcgaactgcgaaatagtgagggaacactgtattgtagtCAGATGTatctgtatgaattttatatgttgtacgctgctttgaatcccacccgcgGGAGAAAAACGGGATTgaaatgaatgatgatgatgatgatgatgatgatgatgatacacctgggcttttccagccaccctaattgtatatagagatactatttatttatttatttatttacagcatttatattccgcccttctcactcagggcggatcacattttacacatataggcaaacattcaatgccttttaacatagaacaaagacaagacaaacataggctccgagcgggcctcgaactcatgacctcctggttgcagctggcttgctctcccgcctgcgccacagcccgggcccattatATAAAGGCTTTGatttggaaagtgggaggaaaatgctcaAACAGCTGAGACTGGATACAGACGGAGAAGAAACAGACGGACAGGAGGCGGAACCAGGTCAGACCAAGGTCACGCCGACTGGACAAAACGCACCAAGAGACAGGCTGACCTCGGAGAgtatttgcaatgggagatccaaaggacgggaagaaaagagaactttaaggaatttgaaggacatGGATTTAGAGGGAATTAAAACTAtggaaaaacaatttaaaaagcagaaaactAGAGCGGAaaatagaagaattgaaacgagacCCAGGACAGAGACTTCAGAATGAACAGCTTTAGATCTGTGGAATAAAGAAAATTGATCAATAACAAtaaggcacagatatctatatcaaaatgcTACAAGAATGGCATCAATAGAAATAAACAatccaaaaaaacaatttttcGTGCTTGTTCTTGTGTTAAAGTGATTCTAGTGTATCCATGTTCTCTTATAAGCTTAAATATATATGTTCTCATGCAAATTTAAATGTGTGTATTCATAAAACGGTATATCTGTATTGataagtattttctttacagtcccaactgggcACTATCTTATTATGGAGCACATGAAACATAACATACATCAATCCCAAATGGAAAACAACAAATAATCCTGGATACAATGTCCTTGTTTCGGAAGATCCTTCTTCAGGTTGTATATATTTACAATAAATCTTTAACGTCTTTTGATGTATGGTTATTGTCTTCTTAAACTCGTGGTCTTCGAATCTTCTCGTATTAGACTGCGGTATGTTGTGATGAATATACGGCTGTCTCTCTTAATCTTACTGACGCTTGTTCGGTCCTGGTATTCTAAACATAGAcatagggccaggctgtggcgcagctggttagtagccggctgcaataaatcactctgactaagaggtcatgagttcgaggccagcccgtcggAGTGtttgaaagaggaaaagaaggttcAGTAGGAATAAATTATAATGGTAAGAGAAGAAAtgatagaggaaattttccaaatatggagaatggacatggaaattgagagggaagacatacaaagggaaataagtgtaatatcacaaaagaaaaatacaatatattaagggaagcaagaaggaaaatgttacaaaatggtacagaactcctgcacaactttcatgttttttttgcCAGGGATGAAGGACAGGTGTTGAcgtggttgtgaacaaagaggggtctTTAAGCACATGACATGCGAATGCAATCGAGTGCAAGAATACTCAAGAATGAttaaaggagaaatcaatagaatattaagtctacaaatagtaatatttaatatttaatagttaatagaagtgtactacatgcaaggatgaCAGGTGTGGAgaacatacaaaaagaaaaaaacggttgacaaattaatattgtgtgcacaaattgttttagtgagaggttggaaagataaaacaaaatggactctgacgaattggtataagtatatagttaatatgttaaatgtggaaataacaaattgcaaatggaacaatatagataaaaCAGAAAAGGTTGCAGTTAACAAGTGGGTATGGGAACCAGTTAGGAACTATTTAAAGAATGTGCTGAGATGTGGGgtggaaaaattaagatagaGATTGatataacttctgtagtttgctgtacaaggaggggagagtgggagtgggataaaatgataaaacaattaaaaaattaaaaaaggttCTACAGGGCTGAGTAATCTGTAAGTAGGAGTTACAGGTGTAAGCAAGTAAGGGAGGAGGCATGCAAGAAATAGATTGCAGCTGGGTGGGACTGGGTATAAGGAGCTCGCCTGGAGAATGATCTTCGAGAGAAACAGTATTTGTCCTACtttgtgttgggaatcaccctggactactcaaggctaaatgtagtcagataagatgatagagttagattttgcttctctcttctcctttgttcttctagctaacaagaagcatcttgctgtctctcctggcaagatgtaactatttagatgtctgttatttttcctttcttattttctccttagaaaccagtctagagtagactagacagctcccaagcctttctatctacaatggagttctttttaccaataaatgttttttgaacttttactgagactctgcactccattgcaatcctaaatggccaaaggcttctcttgctcgccccgtgtaagtaactgctgcatttgaaagctttgcttttgctactctgctgccttttggtggaatctcccccagagagggttgaattgagtctaaccgctcagagatgacCACAACACCAGGCACACTCACTGCAACAGCACCAGCACCAGCAGCGTGGTGGGGGAGGTGAAGGGGACCCTCCTGCTTCTGCTCCCTGGCTCAAGGCTTGAGGAGGCCTTGGGGCTGCTCGGCCAGGCCTTGAGCAAGGGTGTTGGTAATCTGCGAGTGGttatgtgatcgaggtgaccaccctccccccccaggactttgtaaaagatagttcaaaaatcaagactttatgttctatattccatatatttatagtagaaggtgattgagactttttactggagtttactgtgactctctgcacaaaaggtgtttgaccttttagcctgaggcaagagataacaacttcatgaattgtaaaatcatgctgctaaaactccacttttatgaatttccatgctgggttctccagatgttatgaacttcgttcttatcaaatattttcaattgtttatatcattcatgattcccctttatgcaatgtaactcacttttatgaattctcccttatttccatgaaatctatctatctgcctatatgtatttgtactctttggaatccccggaaaatatgtatttttcccagcatgatttatattccaactttattttatttttcattttatttcatataattgtcaaatcatgaaatcaaataggaaatattttggacTCCacatgaaccccagaacttatcccatttcctatgacccaggcttcctttcccaaaaacaaaaggataatctgccaccgctaaatccaataaaattgcatggacaatatagggcttgagtcgccgaattcggagtttgctgacctaaaggtgattcgccccaaggcaaacattgtcatatctcacccaaaggaaaaaccaggacacctcaggaaggcgccctgcagagcctgtcgaTATGGCttatcaccacccatctttgcttccacctctgacaccccaaggcatatttcaaatctgtatacgtgacagaaacccggacacccttgattgctgccattaataaatgaagcaccctttagaaatcggtctagcaggacttaatccgctagttcctgtcccgtcacctcattgtttcgataactcccgccttctctttcctgattggcccgagtggagacaaaaggcagcttcctattgggccaacggagcaaggcgggaaacgaaagcctgcctcgttcaaccttctagcctatcaacgatcagatgggcggggaagcagggcgggaaattcaaagggttgtcagactgaaattttgtataaatatggctttattttgattgtatggtaccctagtagaccgaatgatcgctactagagtcctcttcagctgaattgctcaataaagactccttggcggattttccttcaactttggcggaccttcttcatttcggcttcaggttgtattgcggctcgtaattctccttttggcttcgccaaggtccgttctctcaggaccggatcgggtctctccttaagggcccgatcccctaaaatgcGGTCGACAACAGTTAGGCTCAAAATGACCCATTGTAGATAGAAatgcttgggagctgtctagtctactctagactggtttctaaggaaaaataagaagaagctagaagaacaaagggagaagagtgagccaaagggagaagagtagggctcgggccctacctatttccgtgatcgcatctccccctatgagccagtgcggaccttgagatcttccggggaggctcttctcgcgctcccaccaccgtcccaagtgcagctggtggggacgagggaacaagccttctcggcagtggccccccggctctggaatgtactgccaaaagagatcaggcaatcccctacattatccaatctccgtaaggaactgaagacctggtggggtcggcaggtttttgagtaattacattggactaccgccgatttctgggcctgaatatattgcacaaaatttccctagcctaaaatgacacattttaatattttgggtttatggttcccgcccccttgatctggtcatgtaagtgagatttattgttataattgtattattttaccttgtttaataatgtgtgttatgttgttatgtaatgtttgtgttgcttttatgactgtaaaccgccctgagtcccatccgggagatagggcggtatataaataaagttttattattattattattattattattattattattattattattattattaaaatggttccaacctcatggtccactttattggggccataaaagccattctgaccaatgagaagttagtgtccctggagattcacatttctactaactttaaagaaagggatgtgatgtaaacaagatagagtttatttatttcgtgtcaaaagcatttcacgacaaatacatttcaaaatgatggggggggggggggggggaggaaatcacaagcaactaaatagttttggaccaaaagcgggcaacagcaaccgcattgtccgtagctttaaacaactcctcctccgtacatgaggcagggcattgtgggcaagcagacatatgcggagttgtttgttcagcaccacagtcacacaaggcggAGGATTCCTCCATGTAggccaccttgccaggttcccTTTGGATcttcccactccgcttctgagtctgttcagggacttggtttgccctgaaggaaggaagaccctcgtggggggccatccagttgggattgccagaTTTgactgcccagagggacacccttgctgctgctggaggaacatcaagaggagggagtggtggttctcatgaagcccttccttgacttgagtctggagggaggaggctgatagccatgcagtgggtggctttcacaatgttcgacaaTGTTCAAcaagatagagtgaaacacagtaaggcCTGTCTCGgcctgctttggaaacagggaaaggattccctcaatctaactctattatCTCtgtaactacatttagacttgaggagtccagggtgattcccaacataagcaagggaggagaaggagcaggaggaggccTCTCTGCTTCCGCTGCTGCCTCACTGACTGTGCTGGAGCTGATGCTGTCGTAGGAACAGGCCTCTCCCAGGCACACTCGCCGTGGCAGTGCCTGCATAGCAGCGGGGCGGCGGAGaggcctcctccccccccccccccccgctggttCAAGGCTCGAGGGGGCCTTGGGGCTGCTCCACCAGGCCTTGAGCGAGGGGGAAGGAGCAGGAGCAGGCCCCCAGCCTCCGCTTCGGCTGCGCCAGCACCAGCA is a window from the Anolis carolinensis isolate JA03-04 chromosome 3, rAnoCar3.1.pri, whole genome shotgun sequence genome containing:
- the LOC134297963 gene encoding uncharacterized protein LOC134297963, with translation MKLIPSGATERRWSSMSQHGPTKALSGRWWLDILRGKSGRQAMRRGGKRTVFGILFVLSFILSFGKRAHGNWIKEHANYMFEQHGKEVALIYEHPLTVGDFSFLPDLIDEPQIVLEGLSKAQEGPPTVFSSIPQRINKTRFRRFRYHTSTRGLCFCCGGSGIWNSEWKHWGTRQAFFSRLGNYSHCRDRFYLHGRFNTSYVSRLNLTATEWASMYPDYPTFSVNDSIEGLKSYMNILQQLTQLSLGKSLCPLWQIRDPNLWFFFDKWATNYHPGNYQCVGVGYLTFPVQVLHKGHQRLKRDIVQTGPLGPECSDEVIINKALSGSEASRVGGGLITGLLTLGAYPGIVAQANRRSVLGLTCRLEKSINATGKIFREIQSEVEEISQMALQHKLALDYLLAARGGLCAMVRGRCVVKFHNLNNTIEDDIESLQKLIYNNVQEIEGWSPFSWVTSWLPSIEWLKNILLVGILGLFIVLIVMCCTPIMMQMCTRCVTQSLPEKKIAILQAKRDWMEP